A stretch of the Actinoalloteichus fjordicus genome encodes the following:
- the paaD gene encoding 1,2-phenylacetyl-CoA epoxidase subunit PaaD — translation MTEPTPDRVRAVAESVADPELPMLTLADLGVLRDVEIRPDGRVLVTITPTYSGCPAIAEMRTDLRRSLVDAGCSEVEVRTVLTPAWTTDWISERGRRTLLAHGIAPPGPVGGRAAGPVPLRLASPPPRVRCPRCESVDTEELSRFGATACRSLRRCLACAEPFEHVKEL, via the coding sequence ATGACCGAGCCGACACCGGATCGGGTGCGAGCCGTCGCGGAGTCCGTCGCGGACCCCGAACTGCCGATGCTCACTCTCGCCGACCTCGGCGTGCTGCGCGACGTCGAGATCCGCCCCGACGGACGGGTGCTCGTGACGATCACGCCGACCTACTCCGGGTGTCCCGCCATCGCGGAGATGCGTACCGACCTGCGCCGTTCCCTCGTCGACGCGGGCTGCTCGGAGGTGGAGGTGCGTACCGTGCTGACTCCGGCGTGGACCACCGACTGGATCAGCGAGCGCGGCAGACGCACGCTGCTCGCACACGGCATCGCGCCGCCCGGCCCGGTCGGGGGTCGCGCGGCGGGCCCGGTGCCGCTGCGGCTGGCGTCGCCGCCGCCGCGTGTCCGTTGCCCGCGCTGCGAGTCGGTCGACACCGAGGAGCTGTCGCGGTTCGGCGCGACCGCGTGCCGGTCCCTGCGACGCTGCCTCGCCTGTGCCGAGCCCTTCGAGCACGTCAAGGAGCTGTAG
- a CDS encoding 2Fe-2S iron-sulfur cluster-binding protein produces the protein MAAADPSAGSPGAGSAAVAPSRRTAFRTLTISRIDRLCPDAVAVSFAVPPEYAAEFDFRPGQYLTLRRSGARADRAADGVIEGQPTAAGQAGTRWADSRPGEPVDEARRSYSICSGAGESPRIGVRRVDGGVWSSWLVEKARVGDRVAVLPPQGRFTPDLAEPAHHGFVAAGSGITPVLSILTSVLARPGHRATLLYGNRRGDTVMFAEELADLKDRYPERLQVVHLLSREPTAVELFSGRLDRDRLYRLLTSVVPTPDVDRWWLCGPVGLVEDAGAVLGELGVPGDRVRRELFYVDAPPPAPRRRAADVASGPTSRVTVILDGRSTEMTLPADEPVLDSAQRIRADLPFACRGGVCGTCRALVVEGEAAMRRNYALEPAEIAAGFVLTCQAEPASRELVVDYDA, from the coding sequence GTGGCCGCCGCAGATCCGTCAGCGGGCAGCCCGGGCGCAGGCAGCGCGGCTGTTGCGCCGAGTCGCCGGACGGCGTTTCGGACGTTGACGATCAGCCGGATCGACCGGCTGTGCCCGGATGCCGTGGCGGTCTCCTTCGCCGTTCCGCCGGAGTACGCGGCCGAGTTCGACTTCCGGCCCGGCCAGTACCTGACGCTGCGGCGGTCGGGCGCTCGGGCCGATCGCGCGGCGGACGGCGTCATCGAGGGTCAGCCGACGGCGGCGGGGCAGGCCGGGACACGGTGGGCGGACTCCCGGCCGGGAGAACCGGTGGACGAGGCCCGCCGGTCGTACTCGATCTGCTCGGGCGCAGGGGAATCCCCTCGGATCGGCGTCCGAAGGGTCGACGGCGGAGTGTGGTCCTCCTGGCTGGTCGAGAAGGCCAGGGTGGGCGATCGGGTGGCGGTGCTGCCTCCGCAGGGCCGGTTCACCCCGGACCTGGCCGAGCCTGCGCACCACGGCTTCGTGGCCGCAGGCTCCGGGATCACGCCGGTGCTGTCGATCCTGACCAGTGTGCTGGCCCGGCCGGGGCATCGCGCCACGCTGCTCTACGGCAACCGGCGCGGCGACACGGTGATGTTCGCGGAGGAGCTGGCGGATCTGAAGGACCGGTATCCCGAGCGGCTCCAGGTCGTGCATCTGCTCAGCCGGGAGCCCACCGCCGTCGAGCTGTTCTCCGGCAGGCTGGATCGGGATCGGCTGTATCGACTGCTCACCTCGGTGGTGCCGACCCCCGATGTGGACCGCTGGTGGCTGTGCGGGCCGGTGGGGCTGGTCGAGGACGCGGGCGCGGTGCTCGGCGAACTGGGGGTCCCCGGCGATCGGGTTCGTCGCGAGCTGTTCTACGTCGACGCGCCGCCGCCCGCCCCACGTCGTCGGGCCGCCGACGTGGCGAGCGGCCCGACCAGCCGCGTCACGGTGATCCTGGACGGTCGCAGCACCGAGATGACCCTGCCCGCCGACGAGCCGGTGCTCGATTCGGCGCAACGGATCAGGGCCGACCTGCCCTTCGCCTGTCGCGGCGGGGTGTGCGGCACCTGCCGGGCACTGGTGGTCGAGGGTGAGGCCGCGATGCGGCGGAACTACGCGCTGGAGCCTGCGGAGATCGCGGCGGGCTTCGTGCTCACCTGCCAGGCCGAGCCCGCCTCCCGGGAACTCGTGGTCGACTACGACGCCTGA
- a CDS encoding alpha/beta hydrolase encodes MLTAVTIALTGSVAAYAESESPAATGGTGTDREVTFTASDGLELHGSLRVPTHARKPVPAVLLIAGSGPTDREGNSSGISGDVGTLRNLADTLARNGIASLRYDKLGSGQTGMGPYAEDPGRVDFDAYVEHAAEGLRFLADQPEVNQDRLMVTGHSEGGLIALVLAQDETLDVPPISSVGLLTPASLRYLTTITNQLTAQLEAGVEAGVLPREEADALLASLEEIVESLRTDGRLPDSVPPELASLFNPYNERFLHNADQYDPSELAATLPTDVSVYLACATADIQVACSDVDLVRAGLAERPAGHTTNSTLYGVNHVLKEVGSAGSDGSEYGEPLPFSRQLRIELSWFVFTQLHLR; translated from the coding sequence GTGCTGACAGCGGTCACCATCGCCCTGACCGGCTCGGTCGCGGCGTACGCCGAATCCGAGTCGCCCGCCGCGACCGGCGGCACCGGCACCGACCGCGAGGTGACCTTCACCGCCTCGGACGGCCTGGAACTGCACGGCAGCCTGCGGGTGCCCACGCACGCCAGGAAGCCGGTGCCCGCAGTCCTGCTGATCGCAGGCAGCGGCCCCACCGACCGCGAAGGGAACAGCTCGGGGATTTCCGGTGATGTCGGCACGCTGCGGAATCTGGCCGACACGCTCGCCAGGAACGGCATCGCCTCGCTGCGCTACGACAAGCTCGGCAGCGGGCAGACCGGCATGGGCCCGTACGCCGAGGACCCGGGCCGAGTCGACTTCGACGCCTATGTGGAACACGCCGCCGAGGGTCTGCGATTCCTCGCCGACCAGCCGGAGGTGAATCAGGACCGCCTGATGGTCACCGGACACAGCGAAGGCGGGCTGATCGCGCTCGTGCTCGCACAGGACGAGACGCTCGACGTGCCGCCGATCAGCTCCGTAGGGCTGCTGACCCCGGCGAGCCTGCGGTACCTGACCACCATCACCAATCAGCTCACCGCCCAGCTCGAAGCCGGGGTGGAAGCGGGCGTGCTGCCAAGGGAAGAGGCCGACGCCCTGCTCGCCTCCCTTGAGGAGATCGTCGAGTCGCTGCGAACGGACGGCAGGCTGCCCGACTCGGTGCCGCCGGAGCTGGCTTCCCTGTTCAACCCGTACAACGAGCGGTTCCTCCACAATGCCGACCAGTACGACCCGAGCGAGCTGGCCGCCACGCTGCCCACGGACGTCTCGGTCTACCTCGCCTGCGCCACCGCCGACATCCAGGTGGCCTGCTCCGACGTCGACCTGGTCCGCGCGGGACTCGCCGAGCGTCCGGCGGGCCACACCACGAACTCCACCCTCTACGGCGTCAACCATGTGCTGAAGGAGGTCGGCTCGGCGGGCTCAGACGGCAGCGAGTACGGCGAGCCGCTGCCCTTCTCGCGGCAGCTGCGGATCGAGCTGTCCTGGTTCGTCTTCACCCAGCTGCACCTGCGCTGA
- a CDS encoding inositol monophosphatase family protein, which produces MTLMPSVSGQPMDPGLLSRALEIAGRLAGDAADVIIAKAGRGARPAARDSPFDWVTDTHRTLERHTRRVLAEHFPDIPLFGADAGPTPAPAVDLGARSGPVSLRWLVSAVDGNANFVAGVPWCAYSLAMLDATGPLVGAVADPFRGQVYAGARGRGMRANGTPVTLGGGRTSTAGAVVCTELTRTGLWPGMVEFTRLAAQAHAGVRVLGCSALAITQVALGQVSAAVLHGCPERDVAGALALAGEAGAVISWPASADDRTGGPLGPDVLLVAAPGVAAEVSEWWRCATL; this is translated from the coding sequence ATGACCCTCATGCCGTCCGTGTCAGGGCAGCCGATGGACCCCGGGCTGTTGTCCCGAGCGCTGGAGATCGCAGGCCGCCTCGCGGGCGACGCCGCCGACGTCATCATCGCCAAGGCGGGCCGAGGTGCCCGGCCTGCCGCCCGCGACTCGCCGTTCGACTGGGTGACCGACACCCATCGCACGCTGGAGCGGCACACCCGCCGGGTGCTCGCGGAGCACTTCCCCGACATCCCGCTGTTCGGCGCGGATGCGGGCCCGACCCCGGCTCCGGCAGTCGATCTCGGCGCCCGATCCGGACCGGTGTCACTGCGGTGGCTGGTCAGCGCCGTCGACGGCAACGCGAACTTCGTGGCGGGCGTGCCGTGGTGCGCCTACAGCCTGGCGATGCTCGACGCGACCGGTCCGCTGGTGGGAGCCGTCGCCGACCCCTTCCGAGGCCAGGTCTACGCGGGTGCGCGGGGGCGCGGCATGCGAGCCAACGGCACCCCGGTGACGCTCGGCGGCGGGCGGACCTCCACGGCGGGCGCGGTGGTGTGCACGGAACTCACGCGCACCGGGCTGTGGCCGGGGATGGTCGAGTTCACCCGCCTGGCCGCCCAGGCACACGCCGGGGTCCGGGTGCTCGGCTGCTCCGCACTGGCGATCACCCAGGTAGCCCTGGGCCAGGTGAGCGCCGCCGTGCTGCACGGCTGCCCGGAACGCGACGTCGCGGGCGCGCTCGCTCTGGCGGGCGAGGCGGGCGCGGTGATCTCGTGGCCCGCGTCCGCCGACGACCGGACCGGCGGACCGCTCGGCCCGGACGTCCTGCTGGTCGCCGCGCCGGGGGTGGCGGCGGAGGTCTCCGAGTGGTGGCGATGCGCGACGCTCTGA
- a CDS encoding demethylmenaquinone methyltransferase: MVRAGLDKDPREVADMFDGVAEHYDRTNTVLTGGMDRYWRRAALQALAAAPGERILDLAAGTGVSTVEIGRSGAWCVAADFSLGMLRRGRGRNVPMVAADGLALPFADGSFDGLTIMFAIRNMADTEAALREMYRVVRPGGRLVICEFSTPTMPLFREVYFKGVLTALPWVANLVSSNPVAYSYLTESIRSWPDQEGLARLIGAAGWERVAWRDLTFGAVALHRATRPA; this comes from the coding sequence GTGGTGAGGGCTGGTCTGGACAAGGATCCTCGGGAAGTCGCCGACATGTTCGACGGCGTCGCGGAGCACTACGACCGCACCAACACGGTGCTGACCGGTGGGATGGACCGCTATTGGCGCCGGGCCGCGTTGCAGGCCCTGGCCGCGGCTCCCGGCGAGCGGATTCTCGACCTCGCCGCAGGCACCGGAGTCTCCACCGTGGAGATCGGCCGCTCCGGCGCGTGGTGCGTCGCCGCCGACTTCTCGTTGGGCATGCTGCGCCGTGGCCGAGGCCGGAACGTGCCGATGGTCGCGGCGGACGGGCTGGCGCTCCCCTTCGCCGACGGCTCCTTCGACGGGCTGACGATCATGTTCGCCATCCGGAACATGGCCGACACCGAGGCGGCGCTGCGCGAGATGTACCGCGTGGTGCGGCCGGGCGGACGCCTGGTGATCTGCGAGTTCTCCACGCCGACGATGCCGTTGTTCCGCGAGGTCTACTTCAAGGGCGTGCTGACCGCCCTGCCCTGGGTCGCGAACCTGGTGTCCTCGAACCCGGTGGCCTACTCCTACCTGACCGAGTCGATCCGCTCCTGGCCAGACCAGGAGGGCCTGGCACGGCTGATCGGCGCCGCGGGCTGGGAACGGGTCGCCTGGCGCGACCTCACCTTCGGCGCGGTCGCCCTGCACCGGGCCACGCGTCCCGCCTGA
- a CDS encoding geranylgeranyl reductase family protein, with protein MSGGDDVTSSEQAGRRRDGDDAQVIVVGAGPAGATMAAYLARAGVDVLMLEKSTFPREKVCGDGLTPRGVKQLIDLGIDTSEEAGWLHNKGLRVLGGGVTLELDWPQLATFPPYGVVRPRQDFDDLLAGHAVRAGARMQQDTTVTGAIVEDRTGRVTGVRAKTGPERTLVSYRAPLVIACDGVSARLALSVGIDKQDNRPMGVAVRRYYRSPRTNDDYLESHLELWDRSDAANPRQLPGYGWLFPVGDGTVNAGLGILSTSKAYGKTDYRALMKTWLAGTPAEWGFREENAVGKIQGAALPMGFNRTPHYQAGLLLVGDAGGMVNPFNGEGIAYAMESAKLAADCVIHALARPTAASREQALRHYPVALKQALGGYYRMGNIFSKLIGNPLVMRTATRYGMPIEPLMRRFVLKLLAGLYDPKDGDAMDRLITTATRLTPSA; from the coding sequence ATGAGCGGGGGCGATGACGTGACCTCATCGGAGCAGGCCGGCAGGCGTCGCGACGGTGACGACGCCCAGGTCATCGTGGTCGGGGCGGGTCCGGCGGGCGCGACCATGGCCGCGTACCTGGCCAGGGCGGGTGTCGACGTCCTGATGCTGGAGAAGTCGACCTTCCCCAGGGAGAAGGTCTGCGGCGACGGGCTCACGCCTCGCGGGGTGAAGCAGCTCATCGACCTGGGCATCGACACCAGCGAAGAAGCGGGCTGGCTGCACAACAAGGGCCTGCGCGTCCTCGGCGGCGGGGTGACGCTGGAGCTGGACTGGCCGCAGTTGGCCACCTTCCCGCCCTACGGCGTCGTCCGCCCGAGGCAGGACTTTGACGACCTGCTCGCAGGCCACGCCGTCCGTGCGGGTGCCAGGATGCAGCAGGACACGACCGTCACCGGCGCCATCGTCGAGGACCGCACCGGCCGGGTCACCGGCGTCCGGGCCAAGACGGGCCCGGAGCGGACGCTGGTCTCCTACCGTGCGCCGCTGGTGATCGCGTGCGACGGGGTGTCGGCCCGGCTGGCGTTGTCGGTGGGCATCGACAAGCAGGACAACCGCCCGATGGGCGTCGCCGTCCGCCGGTACTACCGCAGCCCCCGGACCAACGACGACTACCTGGAGTCCCACCTGGAGCTGTGGGACCGCAGTGACGCGGCCAATCCCCGTCAGCTGCCCGGCTACGGCTGGCTGTTCCCGGTCGGCGACGGCACGGTGAACGCCGGGCTCGGCATCCTCTCCACCTCCAAGGCCTACGGCAAGACCGACTACCGGGCGCTGATGAAGACCTGGCTGGCGGGCACGCCTGCGGAGTGGGGCTTCCGCGAGGAGAACGCCGTCGGCAAGATCCAGGGCGCCGCCCTCCCGATGGGCTTCAACCGGACCCCGCACTACCAGGCCGGGCTGCTGCTGGTCGGCGACGCGGGCGGGATGGTGAACCCCTTCAACGGCGAGGGCATCGCGTATGCGATGGAATCCGCCAAGCTGGCCGCCGACTGCGTGATCCACGCGCTGGCTCGACCCACCGCCGCCTCGCGGGAGCAGGCGCTCCGGCACTACCCCGTCGCGCTCAAGCAGGCGCTGGGCGGCTACTACCGGATGGGCAACATCTTCTCGAAGCTGATCGGAAACCCGCTGGTCATGCGCACCGCGACCCGGTACGGGATGCCGATCGAACCCCTGATGCGACGGTTCGTGCTGAAGCTGCTCGCCGGCCTCTACGACCCGAAGGACGGGGACGCGATGGACCGGTTGATCACCACGGCCACGCGTCTGACGCCCAGCGCGTGA
- a CDS encoding NADH-quinone oxidoreductase subunit A, with the protein MLESYLPLVLLFALAALFALFSVTAAPYIGPRRYNRAKLDAYECGIEPSPQPVVGGGRVPVKFYLTGMLFILFDVEVVFLYPYAVAHEALGVFGLFAVGTFLIAVTIAFVYEWRLGGLDWD; encoded by the coding sequence GTGTTGGAGTCTTACCTCCCGCTCGTGTTGCTGTTCGCGTTGGCGGCTCTGTTCGCCTTGTTCTCGGTGACGGCAGCTCCTTACATCGGGCCGCGCCGCTACAACAGGGCCAAGCTCGACGCGTACGAGTGCGGGATCGAACCCTCTCCGCAGCCGGTCGTCGGCGGTGGCAGGGTCCCGGTCAAGTTCTATCTGACCGGCATGTTGTTCATCCTGTTCGACGTCGAGGTCGTCTTCCTCTACCCCTACGCCGTGGCCCACGAGGCACTGGGTGTGTTCGGACTCTTCGCGGTCGGGACCTTCCTCATCGCCGTCACGATCGCCTTCGTCTACGAGTGGCGACTCGGCGGCCTGGACTGGGATTAG
- a CDS encoding NuoB/complex I 20 kDa subunit family protein, with amino-acid sequence MGLEEKLPNGILLTSVEKLVNWTRKTSMWPATFGLACCAIEMMTSGGSRYDIARFGMERFSATPRQADLMIVAGRVTNKMAPVLRQIYDQMPEPRWVLAMGVCASTGGMFNNYAVVQGVDHVVPVDMYLPGCPPRPEMLLDAILKLHAKVMDEPLGPKRAAALAESGHRTELVPSSVRYAKKK; translated from the coding sequence ATGGGACTTGAAGAGAAACTGCCGAACGGCATCCTGCTGACCAGCGTGGAGAAGCTGGTCAACTGGACGCGGAAGACGTCGATGTGGCCCGCCACCTTCGGGTTGGCCTGCTGCGCGATCGAGATGATGACCTCAGGCGGATCGCGGTACGACATCGCGCGCTTCGGCATGGAGCGGTTCAGCGCCACTCCGCGTCAGGCGGATCTGATGATCGTCGCGGGCCGGGTCACCAACAAGATGGCCCCGGTGCTGCGGCAGATCTACGACCAGATGCCGGAGCCGCGCTGGGTGCTGGCGATGGGCGTCTGCGCCTCCACCGGCGGCATGTTCAACAACTACGCGGTGGTGCAGGGCGTCGACCACGTCGTGCCGGTGGACATGTACCTGCCCGGCTGCCCGCCCCGGCCGGAGATGCTGCTGGACGCGATCCTCAAGCTGCACGCGAAGGTGATGGACGAGCCGCTCGGTCCGAAGCGCGCCGCCGCGCTCGCGGAGAGCGGCCACCGCACCGAGCTGGTGCCCTCCTCGGTTCGTTACGCGAAGAAGAAGTGA
- a CDS encoding NADH-quinone oxidoreductase subunit C translates to MTSRDEAEHEARGGVVAGRARQGMFGVRGSGDTTGYGGLRLPAYVPAAAQRPFGGWFDQLADELLLAFGERGIPADAIQQITIDRGEITFYLRREHLLETCRTLRDDPALRFELCSSVSGVDYGVDVPLRLHSVYHLTSMTYRRRIRLEVAVDVDDPHIPSVVEVYPTADWQEREAWDMFGIIYDGHPALTRILMPDDWDGHPQRKDYPLGGIPVEYKGAEIPPPDQRRSYS, encoded by the coding sequence ATGACCTCCCGCGACGAGGCCGAGCACGAGGCGCGCGGCGGAGTCGTCGCGGGCCGGGCCCGCCAGGGCATGTTCGGCGTGCGCGGCAGCGGTGACACCACCGGTTACGGCGGACTCCGGCTGCCCGCCTACGTCCCCGCCGCCGCCCAGCGCCCGTTCGGCGGCTGGTTCGACCAGTTGGCCGACGAGCTGCTCCTCGCCTTCGGCGAGCGCGGCATCCCGGCGGACGCGATCCAGCAGATCACCATCGACCGAGGTGAGATCACCTTCTACCTGCGGCGCGAGCACCTGCTGGAGACGTGTAGGACGCTGCGCGACGACCCGGCCCTGCGGTTCGAGCTGTGCAGCTCGGTGTCCGGAGTGGACTACGGCGTCGACGTGCCGCTGCGCCTGCACTCGGTCTACCACCTGACCTCGATGACGTACCGGCGGCGCATCCGCCTGGAGGTCGCCGTCGACGTCGACGACCCGCACATCCCCAGCGTCGTCGAGGTGTACCCCACGGCGGACTGGCAGGAGCGCGAGGCCTGGGACATGTTCGGCATCATCTACGACGGACACCCGGCGCTGACCCGAATCCTGATGCCCGACGACTGGGACGGCCACCCGCAGCGCAAGGACTACCCGCTCGGCGGAATCCCGGTGGAGTACAAGGGCGCGGAGATCCCGCCGCCGGACCAGCGGAGGTCCTACTCATGA
- a CDS encoding NADH-quinone oxidoreductase subunit D, with translation MSRTHSTSPEAEGGDTVADVTTGTDTSPTGQTSGRDPYEATSRRTTEGQVYNVSGGDWDEIPTSSEHDERIVINMGPQHPSTHGVLRLVLELEGETVTESRAVIGYLHTGIEKNAEYRTWTQGVTFVTRMDYLAPLHNETAYCLGVEKLLGITAPRRADIIRVLLMELNRMSSHLVYLATGGMELGSTTGMVFGFREREEVLHLLEFLTGLRMNHAFIRPGGTAQDLPLGYEQKIRDFLKLMSMRMKDYDNLFTGQPIWRRRLGGVGYLSLDGCLQLGITGPILRSAGLAWDLRKVQPYCGYEEYEFDVPTLTEGDAFARYLLRVEEIHQSMSIIEQTLPKLAETEGEPVMVADGKVAWPAKLTIGPDGLGNSLEHVRKIMGQSMESLIHHFKLVTEGFDVPAGQVYVPVESPRGELGYHLVSDGGTRPMRVHVREPSFVNLQAFPAMTEGGLIADAIVSVASIDPVMGGVDR, from the coding sequence ATGAGCAGAACCCACAGCACCAGCCCCGAGGCAGAGGGCGGCGACACGGTCGCCGACGTCACCACGGGCACCGACACGAGTCCGACGGGACAGACCAGCGGCCGCGATCCCTACGAGGCCACCTCGCGGCGGACCACCGAGGGCCAGGTCTACAACGTCAGCGGCGGCGACTGGGATGAGATCCCCACGTCCTCGGAGCACGACGAGCGCATCGTCATCAACATGGGTCCGCAGCACCCGTCCACGCACGGCGTGCTGCGACTGGTGTTGGAGCTCGAAGGCGAGACGGTCACCGAGTCTCGCGCTGTGATCGGCTACCTGCACACCGGCATCGAGAAGAACGCCGAGTACCGGACGTGGACGCAGGGCGTGACGTTCGTGACGCGAATGGACTACCTCGCGCCGCTGCACAACGAGACCGCCTACTGCCTCGGCGTGGAGAAGCTGCTCGGCATCACCGCGCCGCGCAGGGCCGACATCATCCGGGTCCTGCTGATGGAGCTCAACCGGATGAGCTCGCACCTGGTCTACCTGGCCACCGGCGGCATGGAGCTCGGCTCCACCACCGGCATGGTGTTCGGCTTCCGGGAGCGCGAGGAGGTCCTGCACCTGCTCGAGTTCCTGACCGGGCTGCGGATGAACCACGCGTTCATTCGGCCGGGCGGGACCGCGCAGGACCTGCCTCTGGGGTACGAGCAGAAGATCCGCGACTTCCTGAAGCTCATGAGCATGCGGATGAAGGACTACGACAACCTGTTCACCGGCCAGCCGATCTGGCGGCGCAGGCTGGGCGGCGTCGGATACCTCTCGCTGGACGGCTGTCTCCAGCTCGGCATCACCGGCCCGATCCTGCGGTCCGCCGGACTGGCCTGGGACCTGCGCAAGGTCCAGCCGTACTGCGGGTACGAGGAGTACGAGTTCGACGTCCCGACGCTCACCGAAGGTGACGCCTTCGCGCGGTATCTCCTGCGCGTCGAGGAGATCCACCAGTCGATGAGCATCATCGAGCAGACACTGCCCAAGCTCGCGGAGACCGAGGGCGAGCCGGTGATGGTCGCAGACGGCAAGGTCGCCTGGCCCGCCAAGCTCACCATCGGCCCGGACGGCCTCGGCAACTCGTTGGAGCACGTCCGCAAGATCATGGGCCAGTCGATGGAGTCGTTGATCCATCACTTCAAGCTGGTCACCGAGGGCTTCGACGTGCCTGCCGGTCAGGTCTACGTGCCGGTCGAGTCCCCGCGTGGCGAGCTGGGCTACCACCTGGTCTCCGACGGCGGCACCCGACCGATGCGCGTGCACGTCCGGGAGCCCAGTTTCGTGAACCTCCAGGCCTTCCCGGCGATGACCGAGGGCGGCCTGATCGCGGACGCCATCGTGTCGGTGGCCTCAATCGACCCGGTGATGGGTGGTGTGGACCGGTGA
- the nuoE gene encoding NADH-quinone oxidoreductase subunit NuoE, which produces MTSHSEQAAETGAPTSSTTAGAAETARPIDKPDAALFDGIREKAVQVVARYPQSRSALLPLLHLVQSVEGCVTQAGIAFCAEQLDLSTAEVSAVATFYTMYKRRPCGEHLVSVCTNALCATLGGDDVYARLKERLGVGHEETSGEPGTPGSITLEHAECLAACDLGPVLQVNYEYFDNQTPESALELVEALQRGERPAPTRGAPLTDFKQAELQLAGFFDGRESDLAGPSASDETVRGARLAAERSWTAPPMPEDVELPPVPEKK; this is translated from the coding sequence GTGACGAGTCATTCCGAGCAGGCCGCCGAGACGGGCGCGCCGACGAGCAGCACGACCGCAGGCGCGGCGGAGACCGCCCGGCCGATCGACAAGCCCGACGCGGCACTGTTCGACGGCATCCGGGAGAAGGCCGTCCAGGTCGTCGCCCGCTATCCGCAGTCCCGATCGGCGCTGCTGCCGCTGCTGCATCTGGTGCAGTCCGTCGAGGGCTGCGTCACGCAGGCGGGCATCGCGTTCTGCGCCGAGCAGCTCGACCTGAGCACGGCCGAGGTCAGCGCGGTGGCGACCTTCTACACGATGTACAAGCGTCGTCCCTGCGGCGAGCACCTGGTCAGCGTGTGCACCAACGCGCTGTGCGCCACGCTCGGCGGCGACGACGTCTACGCCAGGCTCAAGGAGCGGCTGGGCGTCGGTCACGAGGAGACCTCGGGCGAGCCGGGCACACCGGGCTCGATCACCCTGGAGCACGCCGAGTGTCTGGCGGCCTGTGACCTGGGACCGGTCCTCCAGGTGAACTACGAGTACTTCGACAACCAGACGCCGGAGTCGGCGCTGGAACTCGTGGAGGCGCTGCAGCGCGGTGAGCGTCCCGCTCCGACCAGGGGCGCACCGCTCACCGACTTCAAGCAGGCGGAGTTGCAGCTCGCGGGCTTCTTCGACGGGCGTGAGTCGGACCTCGCGGGGCCGTCGGCCTCCGACGAGACGGTGCGGGGCGCACGGCTCGCGGCCGAGCGGAGCTGGACCGCGCCGCCGATGCCGGAGGACGTGGAACTTCCTCCGGTTCCGGAGAAGAAGTGA